A window of Solanum stenotomum isolate F172 chromosome 9, ASM1918654v1, whole genome shotgun sequence genomic DNA:
GACAAGCATACTACTAAGAAGACTGTACATTGCAATATGTTTTaatgattataattataaatgtggAAACTAAAATCTCTTACAGAAGTGGAGAAGATaacaaaaaggtaaaaattaACAAGTTAACAACTCCCCACCACCACCTGCAATACAGGGCAAAAGAGTACTATATAAGTCTTTCACAAAAGGCTGAAGTATAACATAACGTAAGAGATCTAAGTTATGAAGGTTAAAAAGCTGAAACTCCACAGCATCACAAGCAATGCACTCTGTAAAATCCTTTTAACTTTCTAGGGGCTCCTCTTGGAAAGTCCTTGGTATGAATAGAGGAGGTAATGGGGGTTGGCTCCACAGTCAGATTGCAGAATTATGAACATTCCAGAAATTCTGGTTATATAGTTTTGGGGACAATGAGGAATGTCTGCATTGGGCATAATTCTCACGGAAGGTGTGACAAGCAACAAGCAGAAGGGGAAATATTTGGACCAAATTAAGTGCTGACCGGGAAAGATGGAAGGAACATTAAACAAtaatgaccaaaaaaaaaaagaacagacAAAAAGAATATCAAAGTAATCTGGTCCTTAAGAGGACGGCTGAGTGATGGAGGCAAAGGAGTACAACAGTACAACCTAGAGATCTTAAGTTCCTATCCCAATTACAACACTCTAAAGTCTAATGTGATCTGCTCCAGCCACGGTGAGTAGGATTACTTGGCTTATGCATGTGGCCTTGTAGGCTGAAGCAGGCTGCCCCTGAATTAGTATAGgtgcaagaaaaagaaaaccaaaGTAATCTAAAGAAGTATCCGACTGTCCTCAATTATAGCAGGCACTACTTTTATGTGTACAGATTAGTGTGTGTTGTTTTCCTCTCTCCCTTCTCAGGCAGTTCTTTGCCTCTTGGTATATGATTTGCGGGAGATGGAACTTTTATGTTTCACATTATGTCACTAAAATTTCTTCTGGAAGAAATTTCTGGTCTTTCTGGTGTCATAAACACCACTCCTCCGGGATCTTGCAAGAAATTGAGGTTTGGGATCTAGAAGGGTTTGAGGTTGCTCATATTTTACAAGAGATGCTTACTTATAAATTGGATCATATTGGAGCTCGGCAGGACGTAATTGGTACTACGATCATTGGGTAAATAATACCTAATCCCGAAGATGCTCCAGAATCTTTTCGATTGCTCGTTCGAGAACTATGATCTTTAGCTCTGGAACtgaatcattttcttttttcccttgGATGCCCAATGAAAAATTTACACaataaaaagaaactaaaaccaATAAATGATTTGCAGTTTTCTTAATTGAGAAACTTTTCATGTCTACTGGAAAATACCAAATGTTTCAGCCAATAACAAAGATCAGATGTTGAGACTCAATGGTAAACTAAACCCCTAAAGAGAGAACATACTGATTTGTTCAACCACATTAGGTATGTTCTCTATGTCCCAGAGAACCCAAAGCAGACCAAGACAAAATCTAGCCctccaagaggagaaaaaagacCACTTATATCAACTACAGCAAGTATGTTTGTGCTCCACAACAATGGGCTTCTAGAAAATCCATCTTcatttattcatattaattgttgCATAAGACATAGGTCATTGTGGTTAGTGGTTACTGCACAggaaaacacaaataaaatgcAAGACCCATTGTTACCACCCTTCATTCCTTCTCTTTCAGACAATTGATGCAATAACCGCTCCCTTTTAGGGATGATAGTTCTAATCAAGGATACAGATGTTGAGACTTGagctaaataaaaaatttatgctTGGAACGTACCTGAGTAAAACCTCTTACACGGAAAAGCCCATGTAAGCTTCCAGATAACTCATACCTATACACTGTTCCCAACTCTGCAACTCTGATCGGAAAATCCCGATAAGAGTGTAACTGCCTCTTATAGATCAATACATGATAAGGGCAGTTCATTGGCCGTAGCTGAAAAAGCTCTTCCTCAATCTCCATCTGATCAAACATATTCTCTTTGTAGAAGTCCAGATGACCACTAATCTTCCAAAGATCTGCCTTCGCTACATGGGGAGTATAGAGCAAATCGTAGCCCCGCTCCATATGAATCTTTTTCCAAGTATCTTCTATTATGTGCCTAATGATAGCTCCCTTGGGATGCCAGAAGACTAAGCCTCCACCAGCTTCATCCTGCCAGTTTTACaatcaattttagtttcaattCAAGCATatgcaacaacaaaaaagaagttatTGAATTTCATTCCGtaaaaaaggatatatatacATCATAAGTCTCATAAATGGGTTAATCAAAGAGATACCTGCCTGTATGGAGAAGAGATCAAGATCTTGGCCAATTCGCCGGTGATCACGCCGTTTAGCTTCTTCTTTGAAATGAAGGTATGCTTTTAATTGGTCCTCATTCTCCCATGCAGTGCCATAAATCCTTTGGAGCATTGGTTTCTTTACATCTCCTCTCCAGTAAGCACCAGCAACAGATTCAAGCTCAATAGCTTTTTTGTTAATCTTTCCTGTAGTTTCAACATGAGGTCCCGCACAAAGATCCCACCATTCATCACCTACGAAAGAAAGCATTTGACCATGAGAAAAAGCAAAATATACTTTGTTGTTAAAGCAATGGGTTTATGTGGATGTTTCTACAATCAGATCAAGTTCTGCAAAATACGAGATGAAGCTTTTGTGGGTGCTTTATAGTTTATAAACGATGGATATGCAAATGTTGTCTGAAGACCTACATTTTGTTGGATAATTTTAGCTAGAAAAGTCTAAGCTTAACCTTCTTTGTCCACCTCTAAGAAGTCTTAATCCCTTCTTCGATCGATCCTAATCTGTCAACTATATCTAAAATAATGCTGTAAAAATGATGTTCTAGAGAAGCAGCTGGTAAATTCTTTAAGTAAGTTCACCTATTCTACATTTTCTCAACATTTTCTGAAGCACTTTTTAGTTGAAAAGTATTTTAGAAACAATAATTGTTAGCACCAATAACAGCATGTAAGCTTGATTCTTGCACAGGAAGGACTAATGACTTGGATCTGGTACCACAAGGATTGAGACCAGATCCCAGAGAGTTGATTTGGCTGACTCTAATCTTACCGACTCATATTCTCACACCTCAGACCTCTGCAAAATTGTTAAAGCTTCCAGGGTGGGGTATAAGGCTTCAATGGCAAAGTTTTAGTAAGAGGTGGAAGTTCAGGAATATTAGAAGTAAGATTTTGCTACAAATCAACTATCTAGGGGTCCAGCCAGGTTCAAGTCATCTGGCGTCCAGGTGCAAGATTcagtttccctttctttttaGCACTAACATAATAATAACTTAACTTGCAGAACTCATTGTACTCTTACAATATCAGTATGGTACATTTTTCCATCTAAGCACTAGATTCAATTCGTGCATTATGACATAAAGTGAGCCAATATCTTTCTTAACAGCCTTTGTGATGGAACCCCGAAACTTCACTTACCTGTTCAGGGAACACTTCCCATGACATCAATTTGGCCCTCCACAACCGTAAGTTTCTATATCGAGAAATGAAATTCCctcaaattgaaaaatatttgacttgGTTACAAGTATAAGTGAATTTAGCACAGaacataatgaaaaataatacttgacatgaaaataattttaacctgATGTTTTAGCAATATTAAGAAGTAACTATATAATTCAACAAAAGAATGATATATTCAGAACAACCTGCAGCAATAACTAGGGTGGGTACTGAGAATTCCACTGGAAACACTTTCAGGAAGGATGTAATTAGCAGCAAAGACCAAAAATTTTCCTCCACGAATTAGTCTAGCACTCTACCATATGATCATTTGTTAAATAACAATGACATCAAGACAGCTACTAAGTTAACGTCAACATGTATAATAGTAGATCCTCAAGACATAGATAAGGTTCATACACTCAAAATGCTCAAGTGGAATACCACAATCTTCTATTGAGATCAATCTGATGACGTAAGATACTCATTTCAACGAATCACCGGGTATAGTCCTGAAATATATAGGGTTTATGGTTCTCAAATTAACTCCCCATGATCATTCTCATTTATGAGTCATATACAATCATAAAGTAAAAGTTCATATCGTCTTAGTTAGAAAACATGTACAATATGCTaaagtaatattttatattcaaGTTCCCCaaacttgtgggattacactgagtATGCTGTAGTAAGTTTCTCAAACTAAACAAAAGCAATTAATCAAAGTCTTACCAATATGATATATCGTAATTGGTTCCTCCTTTATGCTCTCTAAAATTTCTATCTTGTAAGGTTCATTGATAGACATTATTCTTCTCTGAGCTTCGTCCCGGCTAACTTCTTCTCTAACAAGAGGCAAGTTTCGGCTGATAATTCGATCCTAGAGAAAATTTAAGATGTAAATTCTCTAACCAAAAATCCAAGCTTCATTGACaagatcaaactattttttaattcttcttttaAGGGGGTGAATCCTTGTGGGGAGGCAGAGGGACTACTAAGGAGTAACTTTCTAACAATCACTAAAAAGCACAAGTTAGCTTACCATTTCCTTCTTAATCCTCTTCAGGTCCCTGTCAGTCAAAGGCTccatatcaaaatcataataaaaaccATTATCAATCCAGGGTCCAATTGTCACTTTTGCATTTGGGTAGAGTTTTTGGACTGCCATGGCCATAACATGAGCACACTGCAGCAAGAAACACATCAACCCACCCTCAGAATGGTAATTTATATTACTAAAATCTACTGGtcacatttaaaatataaaaactcaGCATTCTACATAATGAACTAGTAAACACGCCAGTCCTCGCTAAAAACAAGCAACAGACAATACAAACCTCATCTCCAACAACATTAATAGAGtatcataaaagaaaaaaacttccCAAATCAACATTAGCTGGTTTCTTTCCATCTATTCTAACATTGGTATACAAAGTTACCTATGAAATTAGTCCACGTGCACACAAGCTGGCCTGGACACCAcgtttatataaaaaaatcaaacttccCAAATCCAACAAATGTACAAGGAGAATACTTCAACACAATAAATGTCTTTGGGCGCAAGAACATTAGCTTTCTGTAATCTAGAAAACAGTATAAAAACAGCATTTTGAGTGATATTAAAATGAGCAACAATTTACTAAGCATTACTAATTTCTGTAATCAACCcacttaatattttcaaatttaacgAGAATAAAACTGGAAAcaattcaatttcatcaatacCCATAAACCATCCCAATTTCCCAATATTAACATTACCGTATGGCGAATTCGAAGGAGCCCATCGGATGACTCGTTAGTTGGGAGAACAATTTTCTCATTTGGGGCAGGAGCTTCTTGTAGGGCGGCGGAAGCATGGGTAGAGAAAGAACTACGACGTCTTGGCAACTTGTACCTAGTAGTTTTGTTGTTGTACTTGCAGGGTTCAAGAACAAAAAGAATACGATATTGTCGAATTGGGAAGGAAGAAAAGGGGTTTTTGAGAGGAGAAAGGGATTTATAGGAGGAAGTGAAGAGAGAGCGTGAAGATAGTGATAACGCCATTGTTTTCCCCAGAGCGCCAACGTACTTCATTTGAGCTGCTGCTTTTGGGTAATGATCTTGCTGTGGTCGTGATTTCTGTGGTGGAGCTTTTGTTTCCTCATATTTCACTTGGGCGGTTCAAATTGAGAATTTATATATGCTTACATCAGCTATTTGTATAtcgtatataaaaaaaattcataataaattatttatttgtatattggtgagcaaaatatatagatagagttttgaaaatttcatatatgtataaatacaaaatttgtatatatttatcttgtttgtATATTCGCAAGTGAAATATACGAACCACATCAtccatttgtatatacttatcATGTTTGTAACGGACAaatgaaatatacaaacggCAACCTACATAGCAAACAACATGGGAGAGCTACGTGGAACCGAGGGGGgtcacccgaaccccctcgcgaaaaaattacattgtatatataaggtcaaattttagttttatgggtatattaattaaaatgaacccCCTCAATACTAAAGAGAAGGATAGTAGAATGGTCAAGGGGTTCAAGTTTCGCCTGGAAGGACTGAGTTCAAATCTCATTAGGCGCAATGGTTCAATGTGAAGctttatcctttttatttttcattattttctttttatgttatttatttattttttttcaatttgtctttgtttaaatttattagccacattttttgtaaatttttcttttagattCATTATGTTTCTACATAGTTCTCTTTATGTGTACTAAGTTGAAGAAAcgataaatttttattaaattttaaattcagttagaaaaaatatttatatataataaagtaaattaatttaaCCGAACgaagaaatattaaaattgtgaatagttttttaaacaaaatctatttaatttaatttttttatttaatttcattgtatttttttcaattttattctaCGGAGATGAAAATTAAACTAAtcttatttgatttattgatcatttgtttttttacaaatgactaacctagtaaattaaattaattgaactaaaaaaaaaagatgatgtcatttatttattttctaaatatgtCAATTTTTATCCCTTTAAAAAATCTTGGTGATTTTTATAGTAACATAGATTGAAAGGGCActaattctgaatttttttaataaaaaaaatcaaaataaaataaaacatgacaaaacttaaagaaaaaaagagcacaagaatttgaaaaaaaaaactcgatgGAGCAGGGTAAAAAGTAAGAAGAACCTAAACGCAACATAACAAAACAAGTTAAATTTAGCGAGTTaagattaatatttttctttcccaTCTCACGTATTTATTACTTTATACTTCAAACCCCTTAGCGAACATCCTGGCTCCACCACTGGCAAACAAAACTATAATTATTGAGCGcaattaccaaaaatattgttatagagtcttattatgtttagtatcatttttatttctaaaatttactcttcATTTAATGGGGTCTTATGTGGTGGcacaaatttaaaatagtaacaaaaaaaagtgtGATTGCAAAGGAAAAAGTTTTCTAAAACTTTTTTAGGGaaatagtaattattatttagtgtttgataagtaaataaaaaattattattcaaaagTATTTATACGtatcatttaataaaatattccgAAGTCGCTTGGTAGGATGTATAAAAATAGTGTTGAATAAGAACTAGTAATGCTGACATTAATAATATTAGTATTAGTTATGATAAGAATATTTCTTATACACTATTTGTTTTattgtattaattaaaaatactatGTATTGCATAATTTTTGATACtttaattcatttataaaaatacactccaaaaatacaatgaaaagaaagtgaaaaaattttTAAGGAACAATTGTGTCTTTAACTATAAGTATGTGTGCATTAAAAAAtctttgcattactaatactaTTGTTTGTCAAGCATTAGTTCTAAATACTTTCCTGAACTtgtttttaataagaaaatatcacATTTTGATcaactaaacatgagaaaagctGTCTTTTACAAGAACTtgtgtttctttctttttgttattattgCTTGCATTAGTCGGTGTCTTGTAACAGACTTTAGCCCTACCTTAAAAGGTAGAGAAACTATTTTTGATAgacctttgtcaaaaaaaaaaattaaaagcaaatcaagaaaaaaaatagtaatgaaAAAATCATGGTACAATACTATCGAAAGCATGTCAAAATATtctagaaaaaagaagaagaaagaaacatTAAGTATAACATTATCGAAgtacaagaaaatcaaatacTAACATAATTAAAAGGACAGGAAACTACAAAAGTAATATTACGTACGACTCCTACTATGAAAAGATAAGTAAGACAAACGCGCTGTTATCTACTAATCTTTCACTCTAATTTGTGTACTTTACAGCCTCTTGTGTAAGGTCATGTTTTCGATAAGTTAAAATTGTATCATATCCTGTCTAATTACCTCTCTCCAATACTTCTTCGATTTATCCACTCCTCTCCTAAATTCATTCATAGTCAACCTCTCCCATACTCACACCTCTGCATAAGAAGCATTTGTACATCTACTCTTtacatattcaaattattttcaatttctgCCTCGCTTTCTACATTTTGTCCTCCACTGAGGTACTCCCACACTCACACACATTATtagtataaaaatatagtattcATCATGTTgagtttgaatttttctttttaagattTAAGAGTTAAAAACACTTTAACTATCCGAACTTTTTGAGTTTTATACTTGAATTACTAAGTGTGAGCTTCCTATCTGAATTATCACTATATAATTAGCGAAACACACCTCgattaatttttaatgaaattgcCTAAGACGtgtttttatcctttttaactctttcaaaaacaatctgaatataaatagtaCTGCTAATTTCGTACTAATTAAGTCAacttgattaatttattttggtaAATTAGGTATTGACTAACAATGGAGCATTCTTCTAGAGAACGACTTTGCTTGCATTTGTAACTAGTGCTTCTCAACTTTGCCTCTTCCTAGTCcacttctttaatttattttttaagtttcaactttctagaaggCCCAATTGATGTTTTTCTAACCTGATGACAATATGCCACTTggcaaactattaatttttttaacttttttttttgtggattgCTTATGACGAAAAGGACAACACGATGCACTAAAACTCCCGCTATGCACAGGGTCCGGGAAAAGGCCCAACCATAAGAGCCTATTATACGCAACCTTACCTTACTTTTCTACTAGAGGCTGTTGTCAAGGCTTGATGGCAAAATTTTTATACTATCAAAGAACTTTAAATAGTTATAGTaggttattattattattattatatatttcgAAGTTATTAACTTGAACATGTCTTAAGTAGTTACTTTTTTCTTACATTAAATTGTTAGTGTACAGAAATTAAACTCAAACATTATATGGGATAATAGATGAAAGGGAATGAAAAAAAGATACTAGTAGTAATGAATAAAACCACAAATAGGTGGTATCTCAACATATATGATGTATACAAGAATATATATCAATCTGCAaagatcaaaaagaaaaaaaaaacaaaatctgaccaaacaacaaaaaacataaaaacatacaaaaatgTTCAAAGTGACATTAAAGTTAACTTATGCCTGTTGATGAGTCCCATTGCCACAAGGATTAACAGTACCATTTGCTCGTTGGCAATCAGGTATTGACTAATAATGGAGCATTCTTCTAGAGAACGACTTTGCTTGCATTTGCAATTAGTGCTTCTCAACTTTGCCTATTCCTATTCCACTTCTTTACTCCTCtgatttcatattaattgaattgttgagatattttttattttttaaattaacttaattattcaatcttcaaaacTATTATTAgaatgttctttcaattttatccttcattagttagtattagaattaattattaattaatgtttagttatttatatcacaaatttgataataattaataagggtaaaaatgaaaagtttgcctaatttatgtcttaatcttcttttcttaaagggtgtgagacgcctcaacaattcaattaatttgaaatggagggagtaatttattttttaagtctCAACTTCTAGAAGGCCCAATTCATGTTTTTCTAAGgggaaattgtatataataacaaactattaattcaaattaaatgttataaccatagtttgatttaattgtacctcatagcaaactgttgctatttcgcctctctccctggtgaatctcgctcgccactctcgttcacGCTGGGCaatctccctcgcctctctcgcttttatacaaacacaaatgtataaaatgcgtttgtgtttgtataaaacaagagaaaattgtatgtatatatatatatatatatatatatatatatatatatatatattcgttaccctctctcccctctcctagatctcgctcaccactctcactcgcctttctcactttatacaaacacaaatgtatacattgcgtttgtgtttgtataaagcgagagaaaattgtacatacaaatacaaatgcatatattttcgtcctatacacttatgattatacaaatacgatcttccccttcccagttttcttttgtctttctctctttctcgttttatacaaacacaaattatacaattgattcttttgtttcttttgtgtatatatatactaaaacagattatacaattgcttcttttgtatatgtatagcgaaatacatattaatagccatagcaaattgagcgcaattatgcaaactatagctataacatataaatatgatttttatatttgttatatgtgaaagttgctcttttttCTAGCCTGATGACAATATGCCACTTGGCAAACAATTaattcttttaacttttttttttagattgcTTATGACGAAAAGGCAGCCCGATGCATTAAAACTCCCGCTATACACATGGTCTGGGAAAGGGCCCAACCATAAGAACCTATTGTATGCAGTCTTACCTTACTTTTCTgctagaggctattttcaggaTTTGgtgacaaaaaaattatactatcgAAGAACTTTAAATAGTTATAGTaggttattgttattattattattattattactccctccgtccctttttagttgtccactttagaaatgacacacagattaaggcaacaatgattagcacagtgaagttacaattttacccttatgacaacttttcacttcaaaattacaaccacttatttgaattcaagtgaaataaattggaggaaaacaacatacacttttacaattttcaagaagtgtaaataagggtataataggaaaaaatttgttgtcctttcttgatttgtcaaaatggacaactaaataggaacaactaaaaaaggaaatatggacaagtaaatagggacggagggagtatatatttcGAAGTTATTAACTTGAACATGTCTTAAGTAGTTACTCTTCTCGCAGGTTATATTGCTAGTGTACagaaattaaattcaaacatTGAAAGTGAATGAAAAGAAGATACtagtagtaataaataaaaccaCAAATAGGTGGTCTCTCAACATATATGATGAATACAAGAATATATATCAATCTGCAAAgatcaaaaagaagaaaaaaaaaaaccaaaatctgaccaaataacaaaaaacatataaacataCAAAAATGTTCAAAGTGACATTATTTAAGTTAACTTATGCCTGTTGATGAGTCCCATTTCCGTAAGGATTAACAGTACCATTTGTTCCATTTTGTGTGTGCTTGTTAGACtctgtttttttccttttgataacaatgaaccaagtaaAGGCTTCTAATAAAACAGCAATGGCACCTATGGCTATGATCACACCAGTGTAAGCCCTCTTCCAATTTTTCTGTCCATTCAATGCATCAAATCCTTCGAAAACATTGGCGATGGCCAGACTTATTACCGCGTATCCAACAGCATGGTGGTAGATGTTCCAGTATAATCTGTACTTGTGGTCTGGCTTTGGCCTCAGAAGCAAAGCAAATACCTACAAAGTTTGTAATCATACAAATTAGTAACAATGAAGGTCGGGTATAATCCTTAGTTcaggtgtctaaatgaaaaaaaatggggCAAGTTTGAGGGGGCTGTCTATGTATTGAGacaaaaaaagggaaattttGATGCTCTTTATTTAAGGGTCCAGTCTTTTATGTGTTGACAAGTGCATACATAAGTGAATTCAGATTTATAGTTAATGCGGTCAAATAAGTAATAACAGTTAATTCAGTTGAACCTATCGCACTTACTATATCAAATGTGTATAACCCTTAGTTCATGTGTCTAAATGAAAAAAGAGGACAAGTTTGAGGGGTCGGCAATGTACTAAATCCCCCAAAAGGGATTTTTACAGACGTACACCAAAATTATAGCCGGCAAATGTATATTTGTGGGATATTAATGTATTAGTGAATTCAAGATTTAGAGTTAATGCGTTTAGATGGTTACCTGAAGAGTTCCGAGGCAAAAGAGAGTGATGCCAATGTTCCTGTGAGTAGTGAATTCGATACCGGTAGAATCACTGCCAAGTTTGAGACCAGTTCCCCATCCAGCAACACCAACAATATAGGCAGAAGTTTGACAAGCAACATGTATATAAAACCAAGCTGGATTTGCTGCTTTGAAAACCTTCAAGTACCTTGCAAATACTGCACCCATTGGCATTAACACTCCCCAACTCACTGCATTCAGTACTCCATGAACCTGCCAAATTTTCAAGATATCAAACATGTCAAATTCTTTGTTTCTTCTAATTATTTTGTTGGGGGTAGTGGATACAAAAAATGAGTAATATGGTCAGCGAGAATTTATATAGTCAACCCCAATTTGTTTGGGACAGATATGTAGCCTTCGTGCTGTTTATATCACGTTACCTAAAACTAGAACGCAATTCCATAATTTAAACTTGATGATTTCAACTTACGATTGAATCAATTGGACTTTCGAGATATAGGTTATGTATTGAAAATATTGTTCAATTGAGTTTAAACAAGGTTACGCATCCACCTTTACCTAAAAGATAAACTATAGGACACCGCCCATATAACAAGTGAGACTAgtaagatgaaaaataaaacaatttatgTACATATTATAAGGGCTCATTTGGTTGGGAAACAAAACAATATCCCACGATTTTAtctcaaccaaacatgagataAATCCATCCTAATCCCTCGTACCAAACAAACTCTAATAGATTAAAAAGTAGTGatagtcaaaaaataaatactccCATTTCCTATAACTATGGCAATAAGAGTGTCGAGAAGAGAGAAAAGTCAGGATGACAAGCGCTCCACCTGCCAAGAAGGCAGCCGGAGCAGCGAGCAAGTGCTTCATGCCTTTTATACAAATCAACTCTAATCGATACCTACTGTCAGTGTATACAAGTTAAATTCCAACGAAATAAAGAAAGGGTATGCGAAAACTCACATTTCTTCTACGTTGTCTAGAAGTAACTGAGCTACCACCACCACCTAACTCTCCATTAGCAAAATCAACACTTCCAAAAGACCTCATATTATCACCAGACTGAGCATGAGCAGTCAAAGCCTGACCAGAAACAGCACCATTTTGCCAAGCTTGATTAAAACTAGTTCTTCCAGCAGGAAGTTCCAAAGttgcaaaaataataaactcatTATTCGAATACTCAGCTCCAATTCTCGGAACATTGAAACTCAAAGCCCCTTCTGCTAACTGAGTAGTATAACTAGAAACAGGGGAAGTGTAAGCATGGATTTCTCCACTAGAATTTCTAAATGCAACTAAACATTGTGAACCAACCATCATTGTTCCATCAATATTTAAACCCCAAGCTACCCAATCTGTATTTGGTACACCTCCATGTCTGTAAGC
This region includes:
- the LOC125877046 gene encoding cytochrome b561 and DOMON domain-containing protein At5g47530-like isoform X1, which encodes MNKLLTTLLFSSILILSLFFTSYGQNQNCSAFAFRNNQIFATCNALPLLNSVLHWSYHPDNHTVDLAYRHGGVPNTDWVAWGLNIDGTMMVGSQCLVAFRNSSGEIHAYTSPVSSYTTQLAEGALSFNVPRIGAEYSNNEFIIFATLELPAGRTSFNQAWQNGAVSGQALTAHAQSGDNMRSFGSVDFANGELGGGGSSVTSRQRRRNVHGVLNAVSWGVLMPMGAVFARYLKVFKAANPAWFYIHVACQTSAYIVGVAGWGTGLKLGSDSTGIEFTTHRNIGITLFCLGTLQVFALLLRPKPDHKYRLYWNIYHHAVGYAVISLAIANVFEGFDALNGQKNWKRAYTGVIIAIGAIAVLLEAFTWFIVIKRKKTESNKHTQNGTNGTVNPYGNGTHQQA
- the LOC125876103 gene encoding threonine--tRNA ligase, chloroplastic/mitochondrial 2, coding for MKYVGALGKTMALSLSSRSLFTSSYKSLSPLKNPFSSFPIRQYRILFVLEPCKYNNKTTRYKLPRRRSSFSTHASAALQEAPAPNEKIVLPTNESSDGLLRIRHTCAHVMAMAVQKLYPNAKVTIGPWIDNGFYYDFDMEPLTDRDLKRIKKEMDRIISRNLPLVREEVSRDEAQRRIMSINEPYKIEILESIKEEPITIYHIGDEWWDLCAGPHVETTGKINKKAIELESVAGAYWRGDVKKPMLQRIYGTAWENEDQLKAYLHFKEEAKRRDHRRIGQDLDLFSIQDEAGGGLVFWHPKGAIIRHIIEDTWKKIHMERGYDLLYTPHVAKADLWKISGHLDFYKENMFDQMEIEEELFQLRPMNCPYHVLIYKRQLHSYRDFPIRVAELGTVYRYELSGSLHGLFRVRGFTQDDAHIFCLEDQIKDEIRGVLDLTEEILQQFGFDKYEVNLSTRPEKAVGDDEIWEKATFALKDALEDKGWSYQIDDGGGAFYGPKIDLKIEDALGRKWQCSTIQVDFNLPQRFDITYVDSNQERKRPIMIHRAVLGSLERFFGVLIENFAGDFPLWLSPIQARVLPVTDAQLQYCNEVGKKLKAGGIRVEVCSGERLPKLIRNAEKQKIPLMAVVGPKEVETETITVRSRFAGELGNMSIDEFISRTKTASENRTFL
- the LOC125877046 gene encoding cytochrome b561 and DOMON domain-containing protein At5g47530-like isoform X2, with the protein product MDKLLTTLLLTSILFSTTYAQNHNCSSFAFRNNQIFATCIPLPVLNSVLHWTYYPNNHTVDLAYRHGGVPNTDWVAWGLNIDGTMMVGSQCLVAFRNSSGEIHAYTSPVSSYTTQLAEGALSFNVPRIGAEYSNNEFIIFATLELPAGRTSFNQAWQNGAVSGQALTAHAQSGDNMRSFGSVDFANGELGGGGSSVTSRQRRRNVHGVLNAVSWGVLMPMGAVFARYLKVFKAANPAWFYIHVACQTSAYIVGVAGWGTGLKLGSDSTGIEFTTHRNIGITLFCLGTLQVFALLLRPKPDHKYRLYWNIYHHAVGYAVISLAIANVFEGFDALNGQKNWKRAYTGVIIAIGAIAVLLEAFTWFIVIKRKKTESNKHTQNGTNGTVNPYGNGTHQQA